From the genome of Scytonema hofmannii PCC 7110, one region includes:
- a CDS encoding winged helix-turn-helix transcriptional regulator, protein MLESMGILYRHYEPTIPPQVTYGLTERGKELTKALAPLYKHTLQAPGYTSGTQP, encoded by the coding sequence ATGTTGGAATCAATGGGGATTCTCTATCGCCACTATGAGCCAACTATTCCCCCACAAGTTACCTATGGTCTTACCGAACGAGGAAAAGAACTAACCAAAGCCCTGGCTCCTTTATATAAACATACCTTACAAGCACCGGGTTATACCTCTGGTACACAGCCATGA
- a CDS encoding Uma2 family endonuclease: MDRRQLYKPKQVREVWFWKSDTIRIFRLNSSGEYESVERSSFFPDLDPNILLPYIAIPDQYDAVQAFEQFLRSQRP; encoded by the coding sequence ATTGACAGAAGACAATTATACAAACCCAAGCAAGTAAGAGAAGTTTGGTTCTGGAAATCTGACACCATTAGAATATTTCGTTTAAATTCCTCTGGGGAATATGAGTCCGTCGAGCGTAGCAGTTTCTTCCCAGATTTAGACCCAAATATATTACTGCCATATATCGCTATACCTGACCAGTATGATGCTGTTCAGGCATTTGAGCAATTTTTGCGATCTCAACGTCCTTGA
- a CDS encoding Uma2 family endonuclease — protein MSQTPVKMTVEEYLTYDDGTDKRYELENGVLIEMPPGTGKHEAIITFLVVRFFLEKERLGLTLEPRSNGVEVMTNSQIRRPDVLVMTQQQAISIENKSAVLKTAPPLIVEVVSPESIDRDYNTKKLEYATFGVNEYWIVDPLEDKVTVCLLAGSAYKQTVFTGEQTIVSLTLPQLNVTAQKILAPSL, from the coding sequence GTGTCCCAAACACCTGTAAAAATGACGGTTGAGGAGTATCTAACCTACGATGACGGTACAGACAAGCGTTACGAACTGGAAAACGGGGTATTAATAGAAATGCCTCCTGGTACTGGTAAACATGAAGCAATTATCACTTTTCTCGTCGTTCGCTTCTTTTTGGAAAAGGAACGTTTGGGATTAACATTAGAACCGCGTTCCAATGGTGTCGAGGTCATGACTAATTCACAAATTAGGCGTCCTGATGTATTAGTCATGACTCAACAACAAGCTATTTCCATTGAAAATAAATCGGCTGTTCTGAAAACTGCACCCCCACTCATTGTTGAAGTTGTCTCTCCTGAATCTATTGACCGGGATTACAATACTAAAAAATTAGAGTACGCAACCTTTGGTGTTAATGAATATTGGATTGTCGATCCATTAGAAGACAAAGTAACAGTCTGTTTACTAGCTGGTTCGGCTTACAAGCAAACAGTATTTACTGGCGAGCAAACAATTGTATCGCTGACGCTCCCGCAACTTAATGTAACTGCTCAAAAAATCTTAGCACCATCACTTTAA
- a CDS encoding O-antigen ligase family protein translates to MNHLYTLLFSFSIILINPWGTMRGEIWTQPKVLVILLTCIFNFLILWEERFQLKIPRTWKFSKLLWEIFLGVGLISTLTSPFPLRSLLGQEQMGDGLLYWVLIAIFTLSNTLLLRLHPELGRSQLQGLIIGGVVLAISIFPQAINWKIDYTATSGQLLKENILASSIFQNQQPIGLYSHRGHASFVLSVTAVMTLVGWQWQWISTRCAAIASVLIIPALLLTQTRAGLLALMVATAYLLGRSHYKLLVPSVLACLVVVGITTTTRHLDKLPVIKQITSDRVHLWEVSQHGINKRPLLGWGMDGFGVAYPEVQYRKKLVKVTRLGDFTFEYQDKDGQLMTAPLPTVKAHNLILDTNLSVGLLGMLPYLALLGFCLWQIVKSPYRGIEAVAIAYLAFTFTWFECAQFTHLVWWSLSFKGMSLPREKIVP, encoded by the coding sequence GTGAACCACCTTTACACTTTGCTGTTTTCCTTCAGCATCATTCTGATAAATCCGTGGGGTACGATGCGAGGGGAAATTTGGACTCAACCAAAAGTACTCGTCATCCTTCTCACGTGCATATTCAACTTCTTAATCCTATGGGAAGAAAGGTTTCAACTCAAGATTCCCCGAACTTGGAAATTCAGCAAACTCTTGTGGGAGATATTTCTCGGTGTTGGACTCATCTCAACTCTTACGAGTCCCTTCCCTTTACGATCGCTACTCGGTCAAGAACAGATGGGTGATGGGTTGCTCTACTGGGTACTGATTGCCATCTTCACCCTCAGCAATACTCTACTACTCAGACTGCATCCAGAACTAGGGCGATCGCAACTCCAAGGGCTAATCATTGGTGGCGTCGTCCTTGCCATCAGTATTTTCCCCCAAGCCATTAACTGGAAAATCGACTACACTGCCACATCAGGACAACTTCTCAAGGAGAATATCTTAGCCAGTAGCATTTTCCAAAACCAACAGCCAATCGGTTTGTACTCTCATAGGGGTCATGCGTCATTTGTCCTATCAGTAACGGCAGTCATGACACTTGTGGGTTGGCAGTGGCAGTGGATAAGCACTCGGTGTGCTGCTATAGCCAGTGTCCTCATTATCCCTGCCCTACTGCTGACCCAAACTCGGGCAGGATTATTAGCCTTGATGGTAGCAACTGCTTATCTTTTAGGACGATCGCATTACAAGCTATTAGTCCCATCGGTACTGGCATGTCTGGTGGTAGTTGGCATCACCACGACTACCAGACATCTTGACAAACTACCAGTTATCAAACAAATCACATCCGACCGAGTTCACCTATGGGAGGTATCACAGCATGGTATCAATAAGCGTCCCTTACTCGGATGGGGTATGGATGGTTTTGGTGTCGCTTACCCGGAGGTACAGTACCGCAAAAAGCTAGTAAAAGTAACTCGTTTGGGAGACTTTACCTTCGAGTACCAAGACAAGGACGGACAACTCATGACAGCACCACTACCTACAGTGAAAGCACACAATCTGATTTTAGATACAAATCTATCTGTAGGCTTACTGGGAATGCTACCCTATCTTGCCCTGTTAGGATTTTGTCTGTGGCAGATCGTTAAATCGCCCTATCGTGGCATAGAGGCAGTAGCAATTGCCTACCTCGCCTTCACCTTCACTTGGTTCGAGTGCGCTCAGTTCACCCATCTGGTTTGGTGGTCGCTCAGTTTCAAAGGAATGTCTCTCCCTCGTGAAAAAATCGTACCTTAA